Proteins encoded in a region of the Ralstonia pseudosolanacearum genome:
- a CDS encoding M20 aminoacylase family protein: MKLIPEILAAQAEIQALRRDIHAHPELCFEEQRTSDLVAAKLAEWGIEVHRGLGKTGLVGVIRNGEGKRIGLRADMDALPLAEANQFAHRSTHEGKMHACGHDGHTAMLLGAAHYLARHRNFSGTVHLIFQPAEEGGGGAREMIRDGLFGRFPCDAVFGMHNWPGVPVGAFGTRVGPLMASSNEFRIVIKGKGAHAALPHNGNDPVFVGAQMVSALQGIITRNKRPIDTAVLSITQVHAGDASNIIPNEAWIGGTVRTFSTAVLDLIERRMEEVAKAIAAAYDCSIDFTFHRNYPPTVNTERETLFAAEVMRELVGPDHVDANIDPTMGAEDFSFMLIEKPGCFAFIGNGDGDHREQGHGLGPCMLHNPSYDFNDELLPLGATYWVHLVEKFLAPA, translated from the coding sequence ATGAAGCTGATCCCAGAAATCCTCGCCGCCCAGGCAGAGATCCAGGCACTGCGACGTGACATCCATGCCCACCCCGAACTCTGTTTCGAAGAGCAGCGCACCTCCGACCTGGTCGCCGCCAAGCTGGCCGAATGGGGCATCGAAGTGCACCGTGGACTCGGCAAGACCGGCCTGGTCGGCGTAATCCGCAACGGTGAAGGCAAACGGATCGGGCTGCGTGCAGACATGGATGCGCTGCCATTGGCCGAAGCCAACCAGTTCGCACACCGCTCCACGCACGAAGGAAAAATGCACGCATGCGGCCACGACGGCCACACGGCCATGCTGCTGGGTGCGGCCCACTATCTCGCCAGGCACCGCAACTTCAGCGGGACGGTCCACCTGATCTTCCAGCCGGCCGAAGAAGGCGGCGGCGGCGCACGGGAAATGATCAGGGACGGCCTGTTCGGCCGCTTCCCGTGCGACGCGGTGTTCGGCATGCATAACTGGCCGGGCGTACCCGTCGGCGCATTCGGCACGCGCGTCGGCCCGCTGATGGCATCCAGCAACGAATTCCGCATCGTCATCAAAGGCAAGGGCGCACACGCCGCACTCCCGCACAACGGCAACGACCCCGTGTTCGTTGGCGCACAGATGGTATCGGCGCTGCAGGGCATCATCACCCGCAACAAGCGACCGATCGACACGGCGGTGCTGTCCATCACGCAGGTCCACGCCGGCGACGCCAGCAACATCATCCCGAACGAAGCGTGGATCGGCGGCACCGTGCGCACCTTCTCGACAGCCGTGCTGGACCTGATCGAGCGGCGCATGGAAGAAGTCGCCAAAGCGATCGCCGCCGCCTACGACTGTTCCATCGACTTCACCTTCCATCGCAACTACCCGCCTACCGTCAACACCGAGCGGGAAACGCTGTTCGCCGCCGAAGTCATGCGCGAACTGGTCGGCCCCGATCACGTCGATGCCAATATCGACCCGACCATGGGAGCCGAGGATTTCTCCTTCATGCTGATCGAGAAACCGGGCTGCTTTGCCTTCATCGGCAACGGCGACGGCGATCATCGAGAACAGGGCCACGGCCTCGGACCGTGCATGCTGCACAACCCCAGCTACGACTTCAACGACGAGCTGCTGCCGCTCGGCGCGACTTACTGGGTTCACCTGGTAGAAAAATTTCTGGCTCCAGCTTGA
- a CDS encoding ABC transporter permease: MLVFLIRRLLESVAVLLVMSILVFLGVYAIGNPVDILINPQADQQDIARTIAALGLDKPLWQQYLYFLRGALQGNLGVSFAHGTPALKLIFERMPATFELAVFAMLLAIGLGIPLGLWAGLRPNGVANRTIMTVSILGFSLPTFWVGLMLIMVFAVQLGWLPSNGRGETRLLFGIPVSFLTLDGLRHLILPGVTLSLLNIAMVIRLTRAGTQEAMLQDYVKFARAKGLSNARIVGVHVLKNILIPIVTVVGLQFGSVIAFSIVTESIYAWPGMGKLIIDSIQLLDRPVIVAYLLVIVTLFILINLVVDLIYGVLDPRVRLSESRS, translated from the coding sequence ATGCTGGTGTTCCTGATTCGACGGTTGCTGGAATCGGTGGCGGTGCTGCTGGTGATGTCGATCCTGGTGTTCCTGGGCGTGTACGCCATCGGCAACCCGGTCGACATCCTCATCAACCCGCAGGCGGACCAGCAGGACATCGCGCGCACGATTGCCGCGCTGGGGCTCGACAAACCGCTGTGGCAGCAGTACCTGTACTTCCTGAGGGGAGCACTGCAGGGCAACCTGGGCGTGTCGTTCGCGCACGGCACGCCCGCGCTCAAGCTGATCTTCGAGCGCATGCCGGCGACGTTCGAGCTGGCGGTGTTCGCCATGCTGCTGGCGATCGGGCTGGGGATTCCGCTCGGGCTGTGGGCGGGGCTGCGGCCGAACGGGGTGGCCAATCGCACCATCATGACGGTCTCGATCCTGGGGTTTTCGCTGCCGACGTTCTGGGTCGGGCTGATGCTGATCATGGTGTTCGCGGTGCAGCTGGGCTGGCTGCCGTCCAACGGGCGGGGCGAGACGCGGTTGCTGTTCGGCATCCCGGTGAGCTTTCTGACGCTCGACGGGCTGCGGCACCTGATTCTGCCGGGCGTGACGCTGTCGCTGCTCAACATCGCCATGGTGATCCGGCTGACGCGCGCCGGGACGCAGGAGGCGATGCTGCAGGACTACGTGAAGTTCGCGCGCGCCAAGGGGCTGTCGAACGCGCGCATCGTCGGGGTGCATGTGCTGAAGAACATCCTGATCCCGATCGTGACGGTGGTGGGCCTGCAGTTCGGTTCGGTGATCGCGTTTTCCATCGTCACCGAATCGATCTACGCCTGGCCGGGGATGGGCAAGCTGATCATCGATTCGATCCAGTTGCTCGACCGTCCGGTGATCGTGGCCTACCTGCTGGTGATCGTGACGCTGTTCATCCTGATCAATCTGGTGGTCGACCTGATCTACGGCGTGCTCGATCCGCGTGTGCGCCTGTCCGAAAGCCGGAGCTGA